CTAAATCGGCGGTGAATCGAGCACAATCCCGTCATGACAGACGTTTTGAGCTATAGTGGTTCAAGGCAGTGACGGAATGCAATCTGTGCGATAGAAAATTTTGGATGGCCTGATATCTGTGGGCAGAATATAAATTCACAGATAAATTGCATTTCTTATCAACATTTCTCCTCCCGAATTCAATCCTCTGTCTGTTTACATGGCCTGCGTCGATACAAGTATGTTTATCATTTGTATCACAGGCGTAAACCTGCTAACTATAGTTCTACAGACAACCTCGCCGACGAACGCAGCAAGTCCTTCGTCTGGCCTATTTCTTATGGCTTCGATTACATGTCTGATTGCGTTGAGAGCTTACCTTTATCAAAAGATAACTCTGATGCCGTCACTGTTCCATTCCCTCCATTGTTAATGGAGAGTGATCCCAAAGTCAACGATGCCAGCATCTCGCTGCACCCTGCCGACGCTGGTCTTCCATGGCACACTTCGATACCCTTCCTCCGGCAAACGAAGCACTGGAGAAGTGTCCTATCTATTACCCGCCGGCTCCTGGAACTCTTTGCTGACGCGGGCTCGGACGACACCGCGAGTAAAATCTGCTTAGATATCGATGCTGCGTTTGCGCAAGGAATGGTAAACACCTGGGCCGAGGTGGCGAAGGCAGAAATACCCATCATTTTCGATAGCTGGAGCCGGTTTAATGCATACTTTTGGGTTGCGGCTGACGaacggagggtggaactaATGACTGCGGCCAATGGGTTGATCATTATTTTTGACGGTGAGCTATAAATAACCCCTTCTTCGCTCATTTTTCGTGTCCGCTGATTAAAAAGCCCACTTCATTTTTAGATGTTTGGGAGACCAAGGATTCCGAGGCAGTACGTCTTTCCATATCTATTTATGTTATCTTTTTATTAAATTTATTGTACGCGCAGATTCACAAGATTCAAGCCGAATTTCTGTCGCGTTTCAAGGTACGCGACAGTGGACGTGGGCGTGGTTTCCCCAATGTTCGGGAGGAAGACACTACCCCACTCCAGGCCTTCATAACGGATGTCATACAAGGTTTCTACGAGGAAGACACGAAAGGCGGTAATGGTGGAAAGGAAGTTGTCGACCGGATGGTCGAGTTCATCAACCACCGCCCTCCGGCACGGGAGTTTACCACGCTTCGCGAGTTCCTCGATTACAGGATTAAAGATGCGGCCGTCGAGTGAGTATTCTATCTGTAATTGATTTTGATTGTGTATGCTTAGCTTGCTGTCCTAGGTTTACGTTTACTGGAGTCAAATTCTCTCTGCGATCGAACGTCAACATGGAGAGCCCCAGGATTGCACGCTTCATGAGTCTCGCATCAGACCATGTGTGCTACGTTAACGATTTGGGATCCTACGACAAGGAGAAAGCTGCATACGAAAGAGGAGAGATCGTGTATATGCTCAATGCAGTCGACTTTGTGCGCAGGATGTATAACCTCCCCGACGATCGCAGTGCGAAGCGGGCCACACTGCAGCTGCAGATGCAGCTTGAGAGAGAGATGGCAAGCGAGTTAGATCGGCTGCAGCGCCTCGTAAGAGAGTGCAGCAAGGCAGATGAAGCACCCAGCATGGAGGAGTTGGAGTTTGTGGAGGCGGTGGTGTATATTGTGACCGGAAATATCTTTACTTCGGTAGTCATGTCAAGGTATGGTGGAAAGGCTGCACGATTGAGCTTGTGAGGGGTGGATTGGCTTATTAAACAGCGAGGTTGGCAGTTCGATAAATGTATTATAGCCCATTGACCTTAGCGCCTGTAAATAGTATGTATAATGATATGTAATGAATGTTCATTAGGAGGTTTTTGCGGTCTCCAACAATTGCAACAGATTGCGTAAAACTCCCATTATCTGGGGTCTACACCAGGAGCAGAACAAGGTGATGATAACCTTTAGTATAACAGGAATTAAGGTGACGATTTATTGTCGTTTTCAGAGAAGAACCGTCAAGGAATAACAAAAACAAGGCGTTACATTTGAATTACCGATAGTACTGGGATGTTCATATATGTAGCTTTCGTAGATTGATGTAGCGTGCTTTTACCTCGTTGTTCTCAGGCAATTTGTGCAGGTCTTTTCAAAGTGCAGGAGTGTGCCTACCagccttcaagcttcaagctgaACTTGCCCAATGCTGCCGAGAGTGCCGTGTTCGCCTGGCCAGTTTTATCAATTAacgttcaatctccgatCATGCACGGGCGTCAGCTGACAGCTGGCCAATGCGAAACGTTCCATGTTGCCCAAGTCCTGTCTCAACCATTTCTGTTTTTGCGACTTATATTCGTCCCTGTATTCTGTCTGGATGACCCGGTGTATCATTATCGTATTCTCCAATAGCGACGTCCCGATTCTGCGAAAATGCCCTACTTCACTGGTTTCCAGTGTCAATGTCATTGCTGCATCGTTTCTTCTACCTTCTACGGCCTGATTTCCTCGATACAACTTTCGATGGTCATGAAAACCAATCAGATAATATGCTAGCGCTATGCGTCTGGTGTCTGGGAGTGTCTCAGCGTTCTTTCGAGCTCCTCTTCAAAATTAGCCCGATTTGTTTATGTGAAGAAGATGTTATACTGGCGAAATGAAGCTGCGTCGACTTCAACACAGTTTCGATTTGAGCTGTATACACATGCGGAGTACCTGTACCCTGCTGTAATGGTGTACCCTCACAACTTAATTAACGGCGTTAAATTGGTTGTGATTCGTTGAAAGCCATGTCTTTGGAAAGCCATGTCTCTGATATACGCCCATCGATGCTTGATGGGTTACCGAAGATGCCTGATGTCAATTGCGAAGTCACATACCCATTCACATGTTATGCTACTGTTGCTCCTATTCGCTACATTGTTGTCTAGTTCCAAAACCAACTTAGGATATAAGTCGTGCGACATCCCCTCCATAACGGGACATGACCACTGAAGCAAATGTATTGCCCATTGATAAATGGAGCACGGCTTCGCAATATTCAAGCTCCTCGGCAGTAGCTTTGCCCGATGCACGAAGCTGTTCAAGCTCCGTTCCGATTTCTATCTCGGTCTGCTTTTGAAGAGCAAGGGTAACTGACTTTGCGGTGACATCATCAGGAAGGTTGAACAGTTTCTTGATCACGTCAACCGCGTTAATGATGTACGAGACACGACCTTGATTATATGCCTGTTTCTCCTTTTCGTATGAGCCAAGGTCGTTAGAGTAGCAGATATGCTCTAATGAAAGCCTGATAAACCGTTTAATGGTAGGACTGTCAATCTGAACACTGGAGTGTAGGGAGAATTTGACACCTGCAAGGCCGTATCTGATATCATTTTGTGTCGGTGTCAAGTACATTTCTCAGAGACAATGCTAAAGCAGCTTACTGTGCAGCCATATCGACAATGCGGTAATCCACATACTCTCTCAGCGTATTGTAAGTCTTGGCGGGAGGAGGGTGGTTGATGAAATCGATCAGGTACTTCACGACGTCCTTGCCGCCATCTCCTCCTTTCAGATCTTCATCATAATACCCTTGTATAACTTGAGTTATCATAGCCTGGAGGGGTGTGAGGTTCCGCTCCCTCTCGGATAAAGAAGTCTCAGAGTCCGGTAGTTTCAGGCAAGAAATAAATTCGGACTGAATGATGCGAATCTGCTCGTAGTATTAGATTTAGTATTTAGTTTACTCAGAGTATATTCATTTAGGTTTGAATGACCCACTGTTTCTTCATCTTGCATCTCCCATACATCTTGAGGATAAATTAGACGGAGATCTAATACGAGTTAATTATATCTTACCATCAAAGATGAACAATAAGGTCATAGTAGCGGAGAGCAGCTCGAGCCTCCTCTCATCAGCGGCAGGCCACAGATAAAAGGTAAATCTAGGCCAACTGTGATCTATGACGCGTAGCTCCTTTTTAGCCATATTCGCATATGACTTGGACCCTCTGTAAAGAGTAGTATTGGCAATGTCGTCCTCTGCAAATAGATTTAGCAGCTTTGTGACCATAGATAATGCAGCTTTCCAATGTTTGGTCTGCCTCAGAACTGGAATGGTACAATGCCAGGGAAGACCTGCAGCGGCGGGATATAGCTTGATGCTATTCTCGTTCATCTTCGCCGAGTCATCTATTAATAAACGAGGGAATGATGAGAGAGGTTCTCCAGCGCTTTTGTCACAAGACTCTAAGATATCGCGTATTTGAGTTGGCGAGAGGTCTGGGCAGCCAGCCATATAATCGTATCGATATGAAATGGGAGCGATGTAGCATTCGTCCCCCGGATCTGTAAAATTAACTGCGAAGTTGTGTGAGCAGTAATACTCATAAACTCTGAACAGCTATAAAAGACTTACTCATACGCGTTTCAGAGAAAAGAGAGATGTTATGAGGACTCGGAACACGCAAAGGTGGTTGTTATTTTGTTCAGTTATCCAGCAACATGGCTACATTTTATACATTTTGGTAAAGATAAGAAGTTATTAGTAATATAGATTCAATTGTCAACACCCGAACAAGAGCAGGCGAGTTATGTGTGCATCATTTAATATCTTCTTCCTGTACGAAAAAACCTTTCCCATCCCGTTCACGTTCTCCGTCTTCTTATGAAATTACAATCACACTGAATACTTTTGTCAAGGTCAGGGAAAGGTGATCCACACCGCTGTGCAGATGCCAGGTCCCATTTGTTGTCAGAATGATCCTTCAGAAACCACTGGCATTCTGCTGTCTGATGCTACCTCGGCACTTAAGTGTCTCCATGATGTATCTAACGATTTTAAACGTAAAAATTCCCTGGTTTTGCTTCTGGTCTTTCTGCATGGTCGAAGCCGAATAACATGCGATTGCAGAAGGTCCCGTGCTACCATACAGATATTTAGTTGGCCATTTATTTCCACCTTTCCCGAAGAGCACATTCTAAACTTATTTTTCAATAGGACACTGCCTGTCCACCACTGATCCTCGTGTGTGTTTTCCATCAAGCTGATAACATAAATGCATTAGTATGCCATGCTATCAATGAAATAGCTCcgtcaagttcaagttcgtgTAGACTTCTCAAACGATTCAGGTCGCGCTCCACAAAGTTTTCAATCATGGAAAAGGGAACGAAATCGTGGTATTCACTCCAGATGTTGACCCTGTGGATACATCAAAGCATGGTGACCAACTTGATAATGTGGTCCCCTACCTCGCCGCGTTATACGATGTCATGTGGGTTCAATCTCTACCCATCAAGCCACGGTTCACATAACAGTAAGAGATAAATAAACAGAAAGTAGCACCCGTTTATGCTTTGCATAATTGGAATGAAAACTCATATCTTTTTACTCTAGCAATGACACAGGATGGAGATAGGCAAGTGTTATTGCAATGATTTATTAGCCATTGAAGACTGTCTTTAAATTTTGAATTCATGAAGGTTAACGGAGGTGGTATGATGCCGTAAAGTTGTTGAAGTACATCACTTGCGACGCGGTGGGCTTTTCCTTGTTTTAGATGTCCCCAGTTTGATTAGACAATCGCTAGATTAAGCTCCCttcccatctccatctcggTTTGCTTTTGAAGTGCGAGTGTAGCCGACTTTGCTGTGGCATCATCTGGAAGCTTGAACAATCTCTTCACCACGTCAACCGTGTTAATGAAATACAAGGCATGTCCTCGATCATatgcctccttctccttctcataCGAGCCAAGGTCGTTGGCATAACAGATCTGTTCTAATGCAAGTCTGTTGAAGCGTTTAATACCTGGACTGTCAATCTGAACACTCGAATTCAGGGAGAATTTGGCACATGCGAAGACATATCTGGAATCATTTATATATGTTAGTCACCTGTTATAGAGAAGGTATTGAAGCATCGTACTGGGCAGCGGCATCATCTATGCGATAGTTGAGAAACTCACTGAGCGTACTGTACTCCTTGTCTGGGGGAGGGTGATTAAAATACTCGATTAACCACTTGATGATGTCCTTTCCTCCATTTCCACCTTTAGAGTCTTCCTCATGAAGCCCTTGTATAACCTGAGTAATCATTGTCTGTAGGGgtgtgactttcttcttccgcTCTGATGAACCCATCTCAGAGTCCGGTGGTCTCAGCAAAGAAATGCATTCAGACTGAATGATACGATTCTGCGCGTAGCATTAACTTTATTATTTAGTTCCATAAATAATTTTTTGCTTTAAATGACCCACTGTTTCTTCATCCTGCATCTCCCAAACATCTTGAAGAAAATTAGACTGCGATCCTATACGAGGTGATTATATCTTACCATCGATGATGAATATGAAGGCCATAGTGGCGGACATGAGCTCGAGCCTCCTCTTATCAGCGGCGGGCCACATATACAAAGAAAATCGAGACCAATTGTGATTTACGCCGTGTATCTCCTGTTTCGCAATCTTTGCATGCAACCTAGACCCTCTGTGAAGAATTGCATGAGCAAAGTCGTCCTCTGCAAATAGATTTAGAAGCTTGGTGGTCATCGAAATTACGGATTTCCAGTGTTTGTTTTGCCTCAGCACTGGGATAGTAGAATGCCATGGAAAGCCTGCAGCCGCGGGATGTAACTTGATGCTGTTCTCAGTCATCTTTGCCGAGTTGTTGATTAATAAGCGAGGGAACGACGTAAGCGGCTCTCCAGAGCTTGTGTTACAAGGCGCCAAAATCTCGCGTCTTTGTGTTTCTGATAGGTCCGGACAGCCAGCCATGTAGTCGTATCGATATAAAATAGGAGCGATATAGGACTCGTCCCCCGGCTCTGTGAGATTGACTGCGAAGCTGCGTGAGCACACGCATAAACTCTGAACAGTTTTAAAACAACTAAACACCTACTCATACGCATtaaggctccaaccgtttAGTTTCCGTTTAAATTTTTTTACAAACTAAACGGAAACGGTAAtaaacagtttacaaacgtttataaacgtttgtaaacagTAAGCTCGAGGGTGGCTACAAGGGCAGGCGTTCAACAGCGTTCAACGCATCACTTGTCCTAATGCGGCCCATTTGCCAAGGAATATAATAGTCGGCACCTAATTGGTACAAAAATGTGACCAAAACAAGAGTGCAAATGAGTTAGTTTGgtgtaaagaataaaagatgaatcaTTTGATGTAATACGCACCTaatattgtccaaaaaagagatatactTTAGCACAAAAATCTGTTACCGTTTGAaccgtttataaacgtttgtaaactgtttaACAAGGCTCGTAAACTAAACGAAACGGTAAATGGTATATACGGTTTACAAACGAAAACAAATgaaacggttggagccttaATACGCATTTCCCCGGAGAACATAATGGAGGTTGTTATCTTGTTCAGTTGTACAACGATGCACGTCCACATTTTATACAGTTTGGTAAAGATAAGAAGCCATTAATACGCATTCAGAGTGTGTTGAACATGGGCATTTAACAACCGGACATGAGCAGAAGAGTCAAGTGTGCATCATTTATTATCATCTTCCTGCCATACAAAACGGCCTTCTCCGTTCTATTCAGGTTATACATCTTCTCATAAAGTTAAAATCACACTGGGTGAGCTTTTTCTAGGCCAGAGAAGGGAGACCTGCCCCGCCCTGGAGATGCAAGGTACCATATTTTTGGCAGAATGATTGATTTCTGTGAATCGAACTTCAGGAAATACTGGTATTTTGCCGCATGGGGCCACCCCAGGCACTCAACTATCTCCATGATGTAACTGACGATCGTAAAAGTGAAAAATTCCCTGGCTTTGCTTGTGGTCCCGATTGCAGACCATCCCGTAGCTGCGATGAACCACTAATACCCGCGAGAGTTTTCATATCAAggtgacaaaaaaaaatgctttAGGATCCCATGCCATCGGTAAAATTACTCCATCAACATTGAAGTGTTCTTCTTCTAGAATGAAAACATAAATAATACCCACCTGAATTGGCCTAGGAATCAGCTGACTGAGAGACTGAGATGTGTGTCAAAGAATGTATACGCCTTCCTTCTACCTTTTCAATCATGATATGATTTGCATGAAGATGAAAAGGGCGAGTTGGTGTGCGGGGCCGGGAGCGCGTTCAGTTCATGTCGCATTTCCATCTTATCCATGGTTAAACGTTAAAGGTGCAAGCCTACAATGGATGGGAGCTACTGATAAGAACTCAGAAGTAGAACGGGGGCCTGCCTGGCTGCACATTGTCAGTCATACATCAAGCAAATATACCGATGCCTCAGACCGCCCTTTAGTATCTCATCCTGTAGGTCTTACCGCAAACAAAGAGAaagtagaaaaaaaaaaagaaacagaaaaagggaaaggagAAAAGCAGTGTCGAATCAATTAAACACTCTAAAATACAACTTGACGACCCAAACCACATCCAAACCACACCCCAAACACCGTAGAGTTGGTATTGGTATCATTAGCAACCCccacgatgacgacgacgacgacgacgaccacATACACTTCCATACCCACATTTCCACTTTCGTGATTAAGCGATCTTGACTGTCTAAACcacaacaaaaaaaggaaaaaaaaaaaaaaaaaaaaaaaaaaaaaaaaacaggaTCAAAGCCAGTCAGCCACAAtcccaaaaaacacaaagaaTGAACAAATAAAAAGATCGACGTACTTTGGCGTATAGAGATTCTACGACTTTGCTAATTTGCTCGATTGTATCGATCGCAGCGCCATATGTGTTCTATCCGCACAGAAGAACGGGGCGTATGTCAGTATAAAAAATAACGATATAGCGATATAATGATAGAGCGATATAGCGATATAATGAGGGAGGACATACGTCAGCTTCAGGTTCGTCGTAGATAATCAGACAGTCCCGTCCCTGATCAAGAACACCGAATAGCGTCTTGTCAAGTATCATCTTCGAGAGCCTATGTGTACATATATCAGCGATCAACATGGTCAGACGAATAACACGCGAAGaaacgaaaaacgaaaaacgaaaaaccaaaaaataaaagtaaaataaaataaaataaataaaataaaaatagaaaGAGATAAACGCACTTGCTCTCAACactctgcctctcctgccCAACCTGCTCCGCAACATACCCAATCTCGACGACGGAGTAGGGCTCGACGACGCGCTTGAGGTTGCCCTCGAAGAGCGTGTCGTACAGCTCGGAGAGGTGCGTGCGGATTGTTGGGTCCGATTGGAGTTCTGTGGGagtgggtgggtggggtgGGGCGTGGGACGTGGGGGCGTGGGCGTGGGGCGTGGGCGTGGGGCGTGGGATTGGGTCGTGGTGTGTGATGGCGTGGTGTGGGAGGTGGTGTGTAGtgtgtgatgtgatgtggcATGGAGCGAGGTGTGGTGTGGATAATAGGACGGAAGGAACGAAATAAGACATGGATATGGAAAGACAAAGTCATCAGTAAATATACCACATTATAGCCATAAAAGAGAGATAAAAAATCGAAGAATCAACAAcgcagaaaaaaagagaaaaattaaaaaagctgaaaaaggaaaagaaaaggagcgAGGAGGATATAACACGATACCACGTTAACACGATGATACGATCACCCGCACCCGTACCAAAGCACACGCACAGCGACGGCGCGTTCCGTTGCGCATACGATACATTATGGAATTGTCAGCGGGTCAGGTGTGTCGTGTTGCGCATCGCAATTGTGTGTTGTAGTTGTGCGCGTTGCATTGTATTTGTGTGCTATCCATTATGCATTATGCATTATGCACTACGCGCGTAAACGCTTCGGACCCGCTTGTATGAAATGCCGCGATACGCAACGGAGCGGCTTGGTGGCGATGGGGACGACAGGCagggacgatgatgaggatggtgaGGGGAAAGCAAGGGGGATGTGGTTTATGATGGTGGTGTAGCTTGCGCAAAACATTCGGAATATAACATGTATCCGAACAAGCCAACCATCCGATCGTATAAGCCGCAAAGGCCATAACCGCGAAACTCGGTGAACTCGCACAAGTTCAGAGTCAAATGCAAGTCGTACGTGTATCCGAAAGAGGGAATGGAAAGACCATAAATGGACTTGACTGGATTCCTCCGAACTTGGCGCATGGCAGAGGCGAGAAACATAGAAACAGAACTTTccagaaaacaaaagaaaagaaaataaacgaaaagaaaaggaacgaaaagaaagacaagaaaagaaagaagaaaaggagagaagAGACGAACGTACCCTCGCGATACTCCCTCAACACCTCTCCAAACTCCTTCAGATCTCTCCGCTGATGCGCACGCGCGACGGCACGCATACTCTGCACGTCCCGTGTCTGCGCGTAGCTGTTGGCGAGTTTGAGTGTGAGGAGCGCGTTGACGTCTTCCGGCTTTTAATTTCAAGGTGACGGGTGTGGTGAGCTGATACAAAAAaggaggggagggagaggagggacGTACGAGGTTCAACATGACTTTACACAGTAACATGTACTTCAACGCCGAGAGCGCCTGTCCAACCTGCCCCTGTGCATTCTTACCCTTCTCCGAGTCCCCTCCCACTCCCGGCTCTTTCGCCCcgtcctccttttctttatcCTGAGGTTTGCCGCTTAGACCCTCCTCGCCCGCGGCGCTGAGATTCTCGAACGCCTCGAAGAAGTAGGAGTACGCGGTGCTGTAATCTTTGTCTTCGGCGTGTAGGATCCCGGATTGCATGTCGAGTTGGGATTGGAGGTAGGGTGGGCAGTAGATCGAGTTGGCGGCGGTGCGGGAGGAGGTTAGGGAGGCCTTTATTGTGGGTGGATGGATTTGTGAGTCTGTGttggagggagagggaggaaggaagggaggagggagggaaAGCGtacctttgcctttgccatGTTTCCGATGCCGCGGTATACCCTGCTTTCGAGGAGG
This Psilocybe cubensis strain MGC-MH-2018 chromosome 3, whole genome shotgun sequence DNA region includes the following protein-coding sequences:
- a CDS encoding Fusicoccadiene synthase → MACVDTNNLADERSKSFVWPISYGFDYMSDCVESLPLSKDNSDAVTVPFPPLLMESDPKVNDASISLHPADAGLPWHTSIPFLRQTKHWRSVLSITRRLLELFADAGSDDTASKICLDIDAAFAQGMVNTWAEVAKAEIPIIFDSWSRFNAYFWVAADERRVELMTAANGLIIIFDDVWETKDSEAIHKIQAEFLSRFKVRDSGRGRGFPNVREEDTTPLQAFITDVIQGFYEEDTKGGNGGKEVVDRMVEFINHRPPAREFTTLREFLDYRIKDAAVEFTFTGVKFSLRSNVNMESPRIARFMSLASDHVCYVNDLGSYDKEKAAYERGEIVYMLNAVDFVRRMYNLPDDRSAKRATLQLQMQLEREMASELDRLQRLVRECSKADEAPSMEELEFVEAVVYIVTGNIFTSVVMSRYGGKAARLSL
- a CDS encoding Terpene cyclase aneC gives rise to the protein MNENSIKLYPAAAGLPWHCTIPVLRQTKHWKAALSMVTKLLNLFAEDDIANTTLYRGSKSYANMAKKELRVIDHSWPRFTFYLWPAADERRLELLSATMTLLFIFDDLRLIYPQDVWEMQDEETIRIIQSEFISCLKLPDSETSLSERERNLTPLQAMITQVIQGYYDEDLKGGDGGKDVVKYLIDFINHPPPAKTYNTLREYVDYRIVDMAAQYGLAGVKFSLHSSVQIDSPTIKRFIRLSLEHICYSNDLGSYEKEKQAYNQGRVSYIINAVDVIKKLFNLPDDVTAKSVTLALQKQTEIEIGTELEQLRASGKATAEELEYCEAVLHLSMGNTFASVVMSRYGGDVARLIS
- a CDS encoding Terpene cyclase aneC encodes the protein MAGCPDLSETQRREILAPCNTSSGEPLTSFPRLLINNSAKMTENSIKLHPAAAGFPWHSTIPVLRQNKHWKSVISMTTKLLNLFAEDDFAHAILHRGSRLHAKIAKQEIHGVNHNWSRFSLYMWPAADKRRLELMSATMAFIFIIDGSQSNFLQDVWEMQDEETNRIIQSECISLLRPPDSEMGSSERKKKVTPLQTMITQVIQGLHEEDSKGGNGGKDIIKWLIEYFNHPPPDKEYSTLSEFLNYRIDDAAAQYVFACAKFSLNSSVQIDSPGIKRFNRLALEQICYANDLGSYEKEKEAYDRGHALYFINTVDVVKRLFKLPDDATAKSATLALQKQTEMEMGRELNLAIV
- a CDS encoding putative 26S proteasome regulatory subunit rpn6, encoding MASTSTSTSVSDLLARADTLAKSNPKEAEALYKQILTSTSSSTAGTNTTPDPTVLRDQETALVKLGELYRDQKYAAGLAEVITASRAFMSSTAKAKTAKLIRTLLDFFSAIPNSQQIQIKTLTDNIAWAKQEKRIFLKHSLETRLVALQLEARQFTPALALIETLLTELKKLDDKMILTEVHLLESRVYRGIGNMAKAKASLTSSRTAANSIYCPPYLQSQLDMQSGILHAEDKDYSTAYSYFFEAFENLSAAGEEGLSGKPQDKEKEDGAKEPGVGGDSEKGKNAQGQVGQALSALKYMLLCKVMLNLPEDVNALLTLKLANSYAQTRDVQSMRAVARAHQRRDLKEFGEVLREYREELQSDPTIRTHLSELYDTLFEGNLKRVVEPYSVVEIGYVAEQVGQERQSVESKLSKMILDKTLFGVLDQGRDCLIIYDEPEADNTYGAAIDTIEQISKVVESLYAKSRSLNHESGNVGMEVYVVVVVVVVIVGVANDTNTNSTKKNTSMLME